One region of Mucilaginibacter gotjawali genomic DNA includes:
- a CDS encoding hybrid sensor histidine kinase/response regulator — protein sequence MHVSKFFGSVKGKIITASILACFAVLMAWVTSKSSFQALLVAFEDVSAPNEKLRIINELSRNVVQVGQSQEIPDINNPDRFYRFFNETKKLSRKIDTLKNLYANSPDQIKRLNILKKLLHDRDRLFINYLKVRNELVSNKTFHAQMHSLNDMVSKKAGLTDSMVTTTEKKTSTTTIYPITKATDESHSNGFFSKLFRRKKESRENKNSGIPYQVVDEESSVKHDTLSRAVKDSMLKEFGATIHHLEAIQQRKSLSFLSREAILLKSSSKVMHQILTILRQVETDGLTQSTLSNRLAKNMVDSSIRRISLIMLAFFVATTLLLYLTLTDISKINRYRKQIELAKEEAEYHSLAKQRFLSNMSHEIRTPLQSIIGFAEKMNKQKTGTESGDIDAIYKSSAHLMQIVNEVLDYNRIVSGKFTFTNQVFNLMELLDEVTSVMQLQAEKKHIELKAAYDAPVSAFVNGDPFRLKQILYNLLGNAIKFTPEGKVLLSVKGTPGDNSIHYNFDISDTGIGLSDQDIERIFNEFEQADNNNKHKYSGSGLGLPITKELIEMLGGNISVKSRLGKGSMFSFDLKYEKALKPETMARGKTVPVQTPDRDIIWLVDDDPFMLELYAGIFDRYHKCYRCFTSPFELLNAAPGSEVNYILMDIRMPEMNGIELCSLLRAKLPATVKLFAVTAQALPEERSLILKQGFDGLLMKPFRAHDLINMITKGGQVADDKISIAGIDMSLVEKMTFGDPKQTFSVLNRFAEDSLNDIEQLNDAIEIKDSETVLLITHRIAGRTAQVGAKVLAGNFRIAEMDLEKDKKLTANKINHLVALTDKLQELASAVKETNKLETPA from the coding sequence ATGCATGTAAGCAAGTTTTTCGGGTCAGTAAAGGGCAAAATAATTACAGCTTCAATATTGGCATGTTTTGCTGTTTTGATGGCCTGGGTCACCAGTAAAAGCTCCTTTCAGGCTTTGTTGGTTGCCTTTGAAGATGTTTCGGCCCCGAATGAGAAGTTACGGATCATCAATGAACTCTCGAGGAATGTCGTCCAGGTGGGGCAATCTCAGGAAATACCGGATATCAACAATCCTGACCGCTTTTATCGTTTCTTCAATGAAACAAAAAAGCTTAGCCGCAAGATTGATACCCTGAAAAATCTTTACGCAAACTCACCTGATCAGATAAAAAGACTCAATATCCTGAAAAAGCTTTTACATGACAGGGATAGGCTTTTTATAAACTATTTAAAGGTTAGGAATGAGCTGGTTAGCAATAAAACCTTTCACGCACAAATGCATTCTTTAAATGACATGGTAAGTAAAAAGGCCGGCCTTACAGATAGCATGGTTACCACGACCGAAAAAAAAACATCCACCACTACAATTTACCCTATTACAAAGGCCACGGATGAAAGTCATTCAAATGGCTTTTTCAGTAAGCTATTCAGGAGAAAAAAAGAGAGCCGGGAGAATAAGAATAGCGGCATCCCCTACCAGGTGGTAGATGAAGAATCATCTGTAAAACACGACACCCTTTCGAGGGCCGTAAAAGACAGTATGCTTAAAGAATTTGGTGCAACTATTCATCATTTGGAAGCTATCCAGCAAAGAAAAAGTCTTTCGTTTTTAAGCAGGGAAGCTATTTTGTTGAAATCAAGCTCGAAGGTGATGCATCAAATCCTGACGATCCTCAGGCAGGTTGAGACAGACGGGCTGACACAATCAACATTAAGCAACCGGCTTGCAAAAAACATGGTGGATAGCAGTATTAGGCGTATTAGTTTAATTATGCTGGCATTTTTTGTGGCAACTACTTTATTATTGTACCTCACTTTAACAGATATATCAAAGATTAACCGGTACCGCAAACAAATAGAACTGGCCAAAGAGGAAGCAGAATATCACAGCCTTGCCAAACAACGGTTTTTGTCAAATATGAGCCATGAGATCCGAACCCCCCTGCAGTCTATCATCGGCTTTGCTGAGAAAATGAACAAACAAAAAACCGGTACTGAAAGCGGCGATATTGATGCTATCTACAAATCCTCGGCGCATTTAATGCAAATTGTAAACGAAGTGCTTGATTACAACCGGATTGTATCCGGAAAATTCACTTTTACCAACCAGGTATTTAATTTAATGGAATTGCTGGACGAAGTAACCTCAGTTATGCAACTGCAGGCCGAAAAAAAGCATATTGAACTAAAAGCGGCCTATGATGCTCCTGTTTCTGCATTTGTAAATGGCGATCCTTTCAGATTAAAACAAATACTCTACAACTTACTGGGCAACGCGATAAAATTTACGCCGGAAGGTAAAGTTTTGTTGTCAGTTAAAGGCACCCCCGGTGATAATTCCATACATTATAATTTCGATATTTCGGATACAGGAATTGGCCTTTCAGACCAGGACATTGAACGGATATTTAATGAGTTTGAACAGGCAGATAACAATAACAAGCATAAATATTCAGGATCAGGGCTCGGGCTCCCTATAACCAAAGAACTTATTGAAATGCTGGGGGGCAACATCAGCGTTAAAAGCCGGTTAGGTAAAGGAAGTATGTTTTCTTTCGACCTTAAATATGAAAAAGCCTTAAAGCCGGAGACTATGGCCCGGGGGAAAACAGTACCAGTACAAACGCCCGACCGGGACATCATCTGGCTGGTTGACGATGACCCTTTTATGCTTGAATTATATGCCGGTATATTTGACAGATACCATAAGTGTTACCGCTGCTTTACTTCGCCGTTTGAGCTTTTGAATGCTGCTCCTGGCAGTGAAGTAAATTATATATTGATGGATATCAGAATGCCTGAAATGAACGGCATTGAACTTTGCAGTTTATTGCGCGCCAAACTTCCTGCAACTGTAAAATTATTTGCAGTAACTGCCCAGGCCCTACCCGAAGAACGTTCTTTGATTTTAAAGCAAGGCTTTGATGGCTTGCTTATGAAACCCTTCAGAGCGCATGATTTAATTAACATGATAACAAAAGGCGGGCAAGTTGCTGACGATAAAATTTCAATTGCCGGTATTGATATGAGCCTGGTTGAAAAAATGACCTTTGGCGATCCGAAACAAACCTTTAGTGTACTAAACAGGTTCGCGGAAGACAGCCTTAATGATATCGAACAACTTAATGATGCTATTGAAATAAAAGACAGCGAAACCGTTTTATTGATAACCCACCGTATCGCCGGCAGAACTGCCCAGGTAGGCGCCAAAGTATTGGCGGGAAATTTCAGGATTGCTGAAATGGATCTGGAAAAAGATAAAAAACTAACAGCAAATAAAATCAATCACCTCGTCGCTCTTACAGACAAACTACAAGAACTGGCCAGTGCTGTTAAAGAAACAAACAAACTTGAAACTCCTGCCTAA
- a CDS encoding sigma-54-dependent transcriptional regulator produces the protein MAKILLVEDDLTFSQMLRGFLHKHGHQVQSTQNTKEGFKLVEKELFDLLLLDYRLPDGTGLDLLKKVRENGQTTPAIIMTSFNDVRTAINAIRSGALDYIIKPVNPDELLMIMDIALGGKKPVYSPGENIAFIKSDSKYAAKLHEYIGLVAPTNMSVLIQGESGTGKEYVARVIHSRSKRAAKPFVAIDCGTLSNDLAVSELFGHVKGAFTGAAADKKGLFEIAEGGTLFLDEVGNLSYDVQVKLLRALQERVVQPIGGGRTIPIDVRFITATNDDLLNSVSAGNFRQDLYHRINEFKIQLSPVRDRRDELDLFIRHFIGQANLELGRDLNDIAAEVKTAFYNYDWPGNLRELKNVIKRMVLLSTEQIAGIETLPDEMLFSITHHLAQVATTDLKAQNEVNEKNLIQSTLQKVKYNKSKAAKLLNIDRKTLYSKIERYGLDT, from the coding sequence ATGGCAAAAATATTGCTTGTTGAAGACGATTTGACGTTTTCGCAGATGCTGCGCGGTTTTTTACATAAGCACGGGCATCAGGTGCAGTCGACTCAAAACACCAAAGAGGGATTCAAATTAGTCGAAAAAGAACTATTTGATTTGCTTCTGCTCGACTATCGTTTGCCCGATGGCACCGGCCTGGATCTGTTAAAAAAGGTACGGGAAAACGGGCAGACTACTCCGGCAATTATCATGACCAGCTTTAATGATGTGCGTACGGCTATCAATGCTATTAGATCGGGAGCTTTGGATTATATCATCAAACCGGTAAACCCCGACGAGTTATTGATGATAATGGACATTGCCCTGGGTGGTAAAAAGCCGGTGTATTCGCCGGGTGAAAACATCGCATTTATAAAAAGCGACAGCAAATATGCAGCTAAGCTTCATGAATATATCGGCCTTGTTGCACCAACCAATATGTCGGTATTGATTCAGGGCGAAAGCGGTACAGGTAAAGAATATGTGGCAAGGGTTATTCATAGCCGAAGCAAAAGAGCCGCCAAGCCGTTTGTTGCTATTGACTGTGGTACACTATCCAATGATTTGGCGGTAAGTGAGTTATTCGGGCATGTAAAAGGTGCTTTTACAGGTGCCGCCGCAGATAAAAAAGGACTTTTTGAAATTGCAGAAGGCGGAACGCTTTTTTTAGATGAGGTGGGAAACCTTAGTTATGATGTGCAGGTAAAACTGCTGCGTGCCCTGCAGGAAAGAGTAGTACAGCCAATAGGAGGGGGACGGACTATTCCCATTGATGTTAGGTTTATTACAGCTACAAATGATGATTTGTTAAATAGCGTAAGCGCAGGAAATTTCAGACAGGACCTTTATCACCGGATAAATGAATTTAAGATACAATTGTCCCCTGTACGAGACCGCAGAGACGAACTTGATTTATTTATAAGGCATTTTATCGGGCAGGCTAACCTGGAACTTGGGAGAGATTTAAACGATATAGCTGCAGAAGTTAAAACTGCTTTTTATAATTATGACTGGCCCGGTAATTTACGTGAACTTAAAAACGTAATTAAACGCATGGTTTTGCTGAGTACCGAACAAATTGCCGGTATAGAAACGTTGCCCGATGAAATGTTATTCAGCATTACCCATCATCTTGCCCAGGTGGCAACGACGGATCTTAAGGCACAAAACGAGGTAAACGAGAAAAATTTGATTCAGAGTACCCTGCAAAAAGTAAAATACAATAAATCAAAAGCCGCCAAACTGCTTAATATCGACCGAAAAACGCTCTATTCAAAAATCGAACGGTACGGGCTCGATACCTGA